GTGCAACTTCTCTAAGTCATAAGCAACGCCAATACTTTTGTATCCACCACCTTTCAGAATGGCAGTACTGGGTTCATAAAGGTACTTTTTGCTTGTTTCAGCATAGTTGGAAGCCAAGTATTCCTCTTCATTAAGGATATAGGAAAAGGTTTGGGCTGAGCCGTCTTTCAACAGGTTGGTACTACAGATCTCAACAGGTTGCTTGTCTCCGTTAGCTAAAATAAAGATAATCTCCTTGCACTCATTCTGAACAGAAACAACATGGACTTTTTGGGTGTTAGGCATTTGCTGTATAGCCTGTTTGATATCCAGCATGGGAGAGAGCTTCAGCATTACCTGATCCGCTTTCGATAACAAGGTATCCATCATCTCCAATACATTGGGTTCGCAATCCTGAATACGTACCACTTTTTCATTGCGGTCTCCTCTACGGGCAGGGTCAAGGTAAATGAAGGAGAGCTTCTCATCCAATTGTTTTACAAACTGCAAACCATCTTCACAACGTACTTCTACATTGTCTTTCTGTAATACTTTAAAGTTATGGGCGGCAATTTTGGTCAGAGCCTCTTGCTGCTCGATATAATAAAAGTCTTTGAACCTGTCAGCAAAATATACAGCGTCTACACCAAAACCACCTGTTAGGTCTGCACCTGTTTCACCTTCTACCAGTGAGGCCTTGAACATACCAGTAAGTGTAGAAGAGCACTGCTCCATAGATAGTTTAACTGGATAGAGTATTTGGTCATTATGGTACCATTCAGGCAATTTATCTTTAGCTTTTTGCTTACCTGTTAGCTGAATGACCACTTCGGTCATTGGAATTTCAGGAAAGCGGTTGGCCTGCAACATTAGTTGCGACGGGTCATCATTCAAGTGATCATTGATAAATGCGATGACATCCGGATGAAGGCATTTAAAAAACTCCATTGTTGAACTATTGCGGGATTAATATTTTGAATAGCTACCCTGTTATAGTGTAACTGTATAAACCTATTGAGTTGGTGAATCTCCTTTAAGCTGAGGGCAAAGATACGTTTCTTGCCGTAATGAAAAGAATGTAGCCAGACATTCGTGTTGATCAAGAGCAGGAATCCTTTTCTTAAGAGTAGGTGTTCTGTGATAAAATTAGACGCACATTATGCAAGATACTTATCCAATAACCCCCGCCTCTGTTACCAAAAGGTTTATAGCCTTTGTTTTAGATTATTTATTGATCTCGGCTGTTATGCTCATTATAGCATTGATATGGAAAGGAAAGGCACTGTTGGCTGGAGATATTTATGGAGACGAGCAGTTTGCCCTTTCTGCTCTGTCAGCACTTGGGGCAGTATTGTTTATGTGCAAAGACCTTTACAGAGGGGTCAGTCCAGGTAGGTGGATTGCAGGAATTGAAGTGCGTGACAATAGAGATATTCGTAAGGTCCCATCCATTGGGCACCTCTTTCTAAGAAACCTTTTTCTTGCAGTATGGCCTGTTGAAATGTTGGTACTTTTGACTAGTAAGGGTAACGCAAGGTTAGGAGACCGACTTGCTAAAACAGAAGTGATTGATAATCCATTTAGGGAAAAAAGAAAGAAAAGGGTAATGGTATTACTCGTATTGACAGTTGTAATCTATACTGTTATTAGTTTTCTGATTATGAATAGTTACTAATGGATGTGAAACAGGAAGGTATTATGGCGTAGTAGATTGTTGCTTGGCTTTTTCTTTGTTACTCTTTTGGTTATCAGTAGGCTAAATAGTTGGTCTGCTTTCTAAATTACCCAATTAGTTTAACCCAATTAACCCTAAAAAATGAGTGATAAAAAGTTACAGGAG
This portion of the Limibacter armeniacum genome encodes:
- a CDS encoding class I SAM-dependent methyltransferase, with protein sequence MEFFKCLHPDVIAFINDHLNDDPSQLMLQANRFPEIPMTEVVIQLTGKQKAKDKLPEWYHNDQILYPVKLSMEQCSSTLTGMFKASLVEGETGADLTGGFGVDAVYFADRFKDFYYIEQQEALTKIAAHNFKVLQKDNVEVRCEDGLQFVKQLDEKLSFIYLDPARRGDRNEKVVRIQDCEPNVLEMMDTLLSKADQVMLKLSPMLDIKQAIQQMPNTQKVHVVSVQNECKEIIFILANGDKQPVEICSTNLLKDGSAQTFSYILNEEEYLASNYAETSKKYLYEPSTAILKGGGYKSIGVAYDLEKLHPNSHLYTSDKLVEDFSGRVFECEQAFGFGKKEIKKHLNMKQANITVRNFPLTVAQIRKKTGIQDGGEIYLFATTDIKNQKVILKCKKVLSDRA
- a CDS encoding RDD family protein yields the protein MQDTYPITPASVTKRFIAFVLDYLLISAVMLIIALIWKGKALLAGDIYGDEQFALSALSALGAVLFMCKDLYRGVSPGRWIAGIEVRDNRDIRKVPSIGHLFLRNLFLAVWPVEMLVLLTSKGNARLGDRLAKTEVIDNPFREKRKKRVMVLLVLTVVIYTVISFLIMNSY